TTCCCATCAGCGCCGACAATCTCAAAGCGCAGCTCATCGAGCCGGGTTACATCTCCATGGCCGACGCCGGTCTCTGATTCGGCGGCTTCACAACCGTTTGGTATCGCTCCGAACAACCGCAGGCGTCGACCCCACGTCTACCCTCGCGGGCGACATGACATGGCATCGGACCGCCATGGTCACCTGGTGTCCTCCGATCATGGATCCAACGGCTTGAGCACGATTTTCTCCTTGCGGACCTTGTGCTCGGGATCGGTGTAGTTCCTTTTGGCGTCCTTCACACCCCAATGCACGCACACGCCGGTGCAATGGTCGGAGACACCCGCGACCGTGGCGAACGGCGCGCCCTTCACCAGTGGTGTTCCTATGGGCAGCTCGGTCTGCGCGGGCTCGAAGGTGAGCGTGAACCGGCCGTGCCTGATGCTGACCACGGATTTGCCCGCCACGAGGCCGACAAAGGAGATGAACCCGCTGGCCGGGGCAGTCAGCGGGGTGCCCTCCACCGCGGCGATATCGACGCCACGATGTCCCGGCTCCCACTTGCGTGCTGGGCCGTTGAACTTCCTGATGACCACCGCCGGATGCACGGGCCAGATGAACTGCGCCTTGCACTCCTTACCGGTTACCAGACCGGCTGGCTCTGCCGACACCGCCGACCCGTCCAACGTGTCTTCCACACAGGTGTCACGCATCTCCTCAAGCGGATCAACTGCTTCAACCGACCCTGCTGACCCAACTGACTCAAGCAAATCCCATTGCTCAACTTTGGACCCTTGCTCAGGCTCCACCATCGGTCTGATTCGCTGTATAGGACTCACTGACGCGCCCGACAAACCCTGATCAAATCGTTGTGATTGACCCATCTGACGCTGACGCATTTGCGTCAATGGCTCCATTGAATTAACCGACTCCACTGGCCTCATCTGCGCAGCAGTTACCGACGGGACCCGGCCTTGCGCCGCCTCTCCCCCGGAATCCGTGCCCACCTCGACCAGCAGCAACGCGAACATCGACAGGACCACCAGCATCACGCATGCCATGGCCGCCCACCGCCGGAACTGCTGCTGTTCCTTTTGTTGTTCACTCCACCGAGCGATCCGCCGCCTCCTGCGCTCTTTGTCATCCCTCATATCCGCTCCTTTCGTCGACGGGATGATTCCAGACTGCCGTGCGGGAGCTGGCGAATCCAGCCCAACAGGGTCATGTGGTCGAACGGTTGGGGTTATCCACATGCTCCGGGCGTGTCGCAAAAGTTATCCACATTACAGGTGATTTCTGCTATATATCTAGCGACGGCACCCATGCGGTCTATATTGGTGGTGATGAGCAAGAAACAACAAAACAAGGCGCGTGACGCCGCCAAAGCCGGCAACGCGAAACAGACGACGACGCCTGCAGCCACACCAAAAGACAACCCGGAAACCGTCGATCGCAGCCTGCCACGCTGCTGGCCGATCGACGTCATATCGCCGCTGATGGCTGAGTACCACGACCACGAATGGGGCGTGCCCTGCCACGATTCCCAACAGCTGTTCGAACGTCTCGGACTGGAGGCCATGCAGGCGGGACTCTCGTGGAACACGGTGCTCAACAAGCGAGAGAGCATTGATAAAGCGTTTTACGACTTCGACATCGAACGGGTGGCGGCGATGACACCCGAGATTCCGGAACTGCTGAAGAACAAGGCGATCATCCGCAACCGGCGCAAGATCGAGGCCATCATCCACAACGCCCAGGTCGTGCTTTCGCTTGACGAGCCGTTCGCCGACTATATCTGGCAATTCGCGCCTGACGGGCCGAAGGTCAACCGGCCGAACAGCTGGGATGACGTGCCGGTGACGACGCCGCAGGCCGAGAAGATGAGCAAGCGTATGAAGAAAGATGGCTTCAAATTCGTGGGGCCGACGATCATCTACGCCTATATGCAGTCGATCGGCATGGTCAACGACCACGCGGCCGGATGTTTCTGCTGCGCGTGACGAATTTGGGATCTTTGAAACGTAAGCAACCTGCTAAAACGTTTCAGCATGCAATCCACTAAAGCGTTTTAGCACTAGAAATCGCAACGATTATACCTAAATGGCAAGTGACAACAATGGACGCGCAGGCCACCACCCCGATACTTACCAACAAGTGTCAAATCTAAGCGCAAGCCCGTGTGCCCACTCACATGGCACGACTAATCACTGCCCACACAGACCTTGGCGCACCATGATGCCGTAGGCCTCGCGACCACCGCCCTCGCCCGGGGTGAGGTGGGTGCCATCGTCATAGAAATACTCGGAATGGCCGTTGCTCAGGGTGTACCAGTCGAGCAGGCCGGCGTTCTTGTGCTTGGCGACCACGGAACGCAGGATGGCGTTGTTGCCGTCCTGCCAGGCGACGGGCGCGCGCACGGTGGTGAAATAGACCGGTCGGCCGCCCACGGCCTTGATGATGTCCTCGACCTCCTGCGGGCTGTTGATAGGCCCGTTGGTGCCCAGCGCCAGGATGAGCACGCCGCCATGGCCTTCGGCGAGATGCTGGTTGTAGAGCCCAAGACCCGCGCTGAATGGCCGGCCGACGAGATTGTCCTGGAAGGCGGCGGGAATGTGGTCCTGCACGTAATCCTGGGCACCCATCTCCACAGAATCACTGATGATGAGCGGGTCGGCGGTGCAGGTGCCGGTGGCCGCGTCATAGGTCCAGCGCGAGGCGTCGAGGTTCTTCGGCACCTTGGCGGCCTTCGGTACCAGTCTTGGCGGCAGGTTCCGAGAGGGCTTGGGCACGGCGTCGCGGCGCAGGGCCAGCACGTCCTTCTTCACCGCTCCCCCAACACCCATGGCGTTGCCGACGGCGATGAACTCATGGCGCAGATTGGCCGAGCGGGTCTGCGCGACGGCGGTCCAATCGCACGGGATGAAGCTGACGACCAGCGTGGCCACGACGCCCAGAACCGCGAGGACTTTGGAGGTGAGCCTGACCTCGCCGAACGGGCCCGGCCTGCGCTTGAGCCCGCGCCGCGCGGCCTCGGCGAGCCAGTAGAACGCTTCGGAAACAGCCCAGACTACCAACAGCTGCAGCACCACTTCCCACCAGGCGGGCTTGGATGTGCGGATCGCGGGGTTCATGAATTCGAGCAGCGGGTAGTGCACCAGGTAGATCGAGAACGACCTGGAGCCGATATAGCGCAGGATCCGCGAGCCGAGAATGCGCGAGCACCAGTTGTTGGTGTCGAGGGCGACGAGCAGCGCCAGGGCGACCATGATGGCCACGAACTGGTAGCCGGCACGGTAGAGCAGCGGTTCGGTGCCGTCACAGAAGATATAAAGCACTACAAGCGCGGCGACGAGACAGAGACCGGCCAGCGCGCGCAGCAGGGAGCCGGAACGTGGTGAGGAGGCCGCCACAGGAGCTACAGACGTGGCCGCGATCGTATCGGCATCAGCGTTCGCAACCTTGACGGACTGCTCGTCCGAAGCCTTGCCGGAAGCAGGTTTCGTCGCTTTATCCGAAGCGTCATCACCATGCCGATTCGCCAGCATGAACGCCAGCAGCGCACCGATCATCAGCTCCGAAAAGCGGGTATCCAATCCGTAGTAGACCCTGGACACACCTGCGCCACCAGCGTATAGCAGCACCATCGCGGCCGTGGAGGCCACGGCCAAAGCAAACGTGATGGCGGTTTTCGCCTTACTCCTGAGCCGGAAACGATGCATCAGCCAAAGCAGGCAGGTCCACACCAGGTAGAACTGCATGGTCACGGCGAGGAACCACAGGTGCGTCAGCGGTGATGGCAGGCCGGCGGCCGCGAAATACGGAACCTTGCGGAAGATGTAGACCCAGTTGCTGGCGTAGAGCATGCTCGGCAGCGCGTCGGCGTGCACCTTCGGCAGCAGGCCCGGCGAGAAGGCGTAGGTGGCGGGCACGACGAGCGCCATCAGGGCGAAAACCGGGATGGCGATGCGCTTGATCTTGCTCCACAGGTAGCGCCAGAAGCCGAATCCGCACGGCGAGGCGAAGCGGCGCTCGACACTCGAGGTGATCAGGAAGCCCGAGATCACGAAGAACAGGGTGACGCCGAGAAACCCGCCGCGCAGTAGCGACGGACGGGCGTGGTAGCCGACCACGCCGATGATCGCCAGGGCACGCAGGCCATCGATGGCATCGACATGGTGGGACGCCTTGGCTTTGTCTGCGGACGGTTTCGGCGATTTTGCAGGCGCTGCCGTCGTCGCAGTCACCGTCGTCTTGGCGGACGTTGAGGCTGTGACATCGGAATGCCGTTGGTCCTTCGTTTTCTTGGCTGACGAACGAGAATCTAAGGCCTTTGAAGACTTGGAATCGTTCATGTCACTTGTGTTCACGACTCCGCTGGCGGCAACAGTTGGCTTGGTGCGTGAAGCCGGTTTCGTGGCTGACTTCGTGCGAGAGGTTTTGGTTTTGGTTGAGGGCGAGGTCGATTTCGCGCGAGCCTTCTTGACCTTGCTGGGCTGATCAGACGCTACTTTGGTCACCGCTGCTTTCGAATGCGCAGTCTTGCTCGAAGCCGACTTGGTAGACACAGACTTAGTCGACGTAGTTTTGGCCGATGTCGTCTTGGTGGACGCAGACTTGGTCGAAACTGACTTCGCAGACGTTGTTTTGGTTTTGGATGTCTTTGAAGCCTTGGCGGTCGAAGAACTGTTACCAGCTGCTTTTTTGCCGGAACGCGCGGCCTTCGTCTTGTTCGCGGCAGAGGCTTTTGAACGCGATGTGCCGGCGGACTTCGCTTTGGATTGGCGCTTCCTCACCTCACCAGTCGCTTTGCGGTCGGTGGTTTCGGCGGATTCTGGCTTCTTGCGAGTGGACGCTTGTTTCGTGCCACTCTGGGGCGGTTTCTGGGTGGCACGAGTCTTGCTCTTGGTTTCCGGCGAATTCTTCTTGGTCGAGGTCGCCGATGTAGCCTTCTTGGATGCGCCTGTTTTGGTTGAAGTCGTCCGTTTCGTGCTTGCGGACGCTTCTCCCCTGTCGTTTGCCGCACCGCTCTTGCCGGCCTTGGTCCGTTTCACGCTCGCTGTGGAAGTGCTTTTGGATGAGGATGCCTTAGTTGTGGCCTTCGCAGTCTTGCCTTTGCGCTTGCTATTGATGCCGATTGAAGAAGCTTTCTTCTTATCTTGCGTGGTTTCGCCCTTGACCGAGGAATCATGGCTGGCGGTCATGGAAGTCTTGGCTCGGCGCACGTCTTTTGTGGCTTTACTTGATTTCGTTTCGGCCTCGCCTGTTGCGGATTTCGGACGCTCGACACGTCCCCCGTCTTCCTGCTCCGACCCTCGCAACACCAACTTAGCCTTCGCCTTTCAGCCAATAACGGGCCGGCGATAGTGCCTGCACCGAACAGAAGACTAACAAGAGGCGTAGATGGCTTTCATCGCCGACACGCCGCCGTTCCGGTAGCCCCGCACAGCTCGCCAAGCCACTGCGCACAGACAGGCGCAGGCGACTTCCCCGGCACCTCGGAAATCAAAAAATCCCAGGACCCGTAAGTCCTAGGATTTCGTTCCGCTCCCGCAGCTGGGCTTGAACCAGCGACATTCTGATTAACAGTCAGACGCTCTGCCAACTGAGCTATGCGGGAATGTCTTTCGCAGCGCTTGAAGCACCGCACAAGAAATAAATAATATACCGAAACCCGGTTTGTGCAAGTCGGTGGCGTGTCGCATAACTATTAGTCCATTGGCCACACGATGCCGCTTTCGTCGGGGTCGACAGCGCAACGTCTCAAGACCTTGCAACCCAAAAACCAGCTTTCAGCTATACGTAGGCCGGCCGCACGACGACGTCGAAAACAATGTCGCCCCACAGCCGGCCGTATCCTGCGCCCGCCTCGGGTGCCGCCTCAGACGCTGATGACGTCCATGGGCATGGCCGAGTCGATGGAGAAGTCCATGCTCGACGGGCGCACGCCGGCCTCCACCAGGTTCACGCCGAGCGTGGCGACCATCGCGCCGTTGTCGGTGCACAGCTTGAGCTGTGGGATGCGCACCTCGACGCCGTGGGCCTCGCCGACCTCCAGCAGCTTGGCTCGTAGCTGGGAGTTGGCGGAAAAGCCGCCGCCGACGATCAGCGTTTTGGAATCGTATTGCTCACAGCCACGGATCGCCTTGTTGGCCAGCACAGTGGCCACCGAGTCCGCCAGCGAGGCGCACACGTCATCCACGGGAATCTCGCGGCCTGCGGCGCGCTCGGCCTCCACCCAACGGGCCACGGCGGTCTTGACTCCGGAGAAGCTGAAGTCGTAGGGGTGTTCCTTGCCCGCCTTGCCCTTGGTGAGGCCCTGCGGCACCTTGATGGCGTGCGGATCGCCGAGCTGGCCGTGACGGTCGATGTGGGGGCCGCCAGGGTAGGGGAAGCCAAGCAGGCGCGCGATCTTGTCGAAGCACTCCCCCGCGGCGTCGTCGAGCGTGGTGCCCACGACATCAACGTGACGGGCGACGTCCTGGACGTGCAGCAGCGAGGTGTGGCCGCCTGAGACGATGAGGGCCAACGTGTCGACCGGGAACGGGCCGAATTGCAGCTGGGTGACCGCGATGTGGCCGATGACGTGGTTGATGCCGTAGATCGGCTTGTTCGCGGCCCAAGCGAGGGCTTTCGCTCCCGAGACACCCACCGCAAGGCAGCCGGCCAGTCCGGGGCCAGCGGAGACGGCTATGGCGTCGATGTCGGAGAGGTCCATGTTCGCGTCGGCCAGCGCCTTGGAGACGACCGGCACGAAGGCCTCGGCGTGGGCACGGGAGGCGATCTCGGGGATGACGCCGCCGTAGCGGGCGTGTTCGTCCATCGAGGAGGCGACCACGTTGGAGACGAGCGTCCGGCCTTGCACGATGGCCGCGGCGGTCTCGTCGCATGTGGATTCGATTCCCAGCACTATCGGTTCGCTCATCGTTCGTCCGCCTTTCCGCCGAACCCGCCGGCGCTCACATTTTCGTATTCATTCATAACGTTCGTAATATTCATCTCGTCATCTCGCGTCGCACAGGCCGCCGAGCCGGACTGCCAGCGGATGAAGAGGAGAAGCCAACGGGCCTCGGCGCAAGGTCCAAGGCGAGCTCATAGGCGTCGCCGTTGCGCGGGCCGTAATAGTCCTTAAGCGTTCCAATCCGCTTGAAACCAAGTTTGCCATACAGCCCGATTGCGGGTTCATTGCCGACCCGCACCTGCAGCAACATACGTCTCGCACCACGTCGCCGGGCCTCGTCAAGCAGGGTTCGCAGCAAACGCTCGCCCACACCTTGACGCTGGTGGTTTCGCGCGACATCGACGGTCAACACCTCGGCCTCGCCCTGCGCGCACCACATGCCAGCGTAACCTCGCATGAGCAGCGTGGAAGTATCCGGATTCTGGCGGGTTTTCAAAGTGTCGCCCGCGGCAGATTCCGGATTTGTGATATCCCGTTTCGCGCGTTCGTTGCCGCTGATTTCCTGCTCCGAACACTGACGCTCATCGATGACGTCCGCGAGATAGGCACGATCGGGGGCGTGGAATTCGCCGGCGATCTCATCGGCGCTCCACGCGTCCTCGCCAAAGAGATCCGCGTCCAACGCCGTGGCCTGGGCTAGTGCCCACGTCGAATCGAGCGACCGCATGTCCACGATCATCGACGCCCCTCGGCCGCCTTGGTGGCGCCGTCATGGTTGAGGACGTGCTTGAGCGGATTCGGCACCGACACATCCGGCCGGCGCAGATACAGCGGTTCCACCGGACCGTTGGCCTTGATGGCCTTGGCCGCGAACTCCTCGTCCGTGAGCTTTTCGTCAGAAGATTGGGAGACGTTCTGGCCGTTACGCTCCCCGGATTTCGCCGACGCCAAAGCGCAGTCCATGAACATCTCGAGCCCCGCGCTGCCCGCGTCAAGCGCCGAAGCGTCGATGATAGAGCCGAGGTCTGCACCAAGAGCTTGCCACTGCTCGGCGTATTTCTCCGCGCCATGACCGACGACATCGATCACATACGACGCGCCATCATCGGCTTGATTCAAGGATTGCACTGCTTCGGTGACACGTTCAGCGATATGCGCCGGATAGTCGATGTCCATCGGAATCAGCGGAGCATCGGTATTCGACACATCGCCATCAGTCGCCTTGTCGTCGTATAGCGCGAAGTACAGCTGACGGCGGCGGGCGTCGTTGACGGCCAACGTGAGGTGATGCGCCGAAGCGGTGGATTCGGAAGTAGCCACAGTGGCGAGGAACGGGCAATCGCGAAGTGATTCGTCGCCGGCCCGCCAGAGACGCATCATACGGTCTTGCACCGCGAGGATGTCTTGGCCGAGCAGCTGCGCGCCGGTGGCGAACGCCAGCGCCTTGGCCGCCACGACGCCGGCCCGCAACCCGGTGAACGGCGCGGGGCCGATACCCACGACGATGCGGTCGATGTCGTTGGGCTTGAGCCCGGCCTCGTCGACCGCCCGGCCGATGTTGACCTGCAACCGCTCGACGTGCGTGCGCGAGTCGGTCTCGACGATCGGCTCGTGGCCGACGACGCCGACCGTCGAACCGTATGAAGTGTCAATCACCAACGTGTGTGTCATTAATCCCCTCCGATGCACGTTCCAAACCCGTCTTGTCCCCTTGCTGGAAAGGGCGGAGTGACCGGAACGATGCCTGTAATGCTGTTGCCACTGTACAACCCGCCGCTAACCGTCGAACGGCCGTGCGGAACCACGATAGTTTCCCACGACACGTCACCTTGCGAATGACATATCACACGACACGACGAGATGAACGCGGCGCTTGCGGAAATGGAGAACCGATACCATGTGCCTCCGCAACTTCGGCCAAGCAAAGCCACCTAGCGCTCAATCGGCGTTCAATCGCCCAATGAAACCGCCCCAGCGTGGCCCGCACGGCACGAATCTCACGGTGCGCATGCCATCGGCCGTCAGCGTGGCGGAATCATCGTCAGCGTCACCGTCGGCCCCGCTCACGGTCTCATCCAAGGCCCTGTCGATATGGACCTCGAGCCGTTCGGGCGCCAACGCGGAGGCCATCTGCTCGCCCCATTCCATCAGCACGACGCTATGCTCGCCAGGATCCTCAAGCTCCTCGTCGAGGCCCAACGACTCAAGCTCGTCGAGCAGCCGGCCGACGGTGTCCTGCCCCGGCGCGTAATCGTCGCCACCGAGCCGGTAGGCGTCGACGTGGATGAGATGGGCCGGCGAACCGTCGGCGAAACGCCCGTCAAGCTCGCGGGCGATGGTGAAGGTCGGCGAGACGATGGGCTCCTTGATCTCAAGCCCCGCGCCGAAACCTTGGGCGAACGTGGTCTTGCCGGCGCCCAACGGCCCGGAAAGCAGCAACACGTCGCCGCCGCGCACGAGACGTGCGACCCGGGCTCCGAGGTTCTTCATGGAGTCGCCGGTCGGCACCGGCAACGTCAGGCAATCATCCGTCATTTACGACACCCGTCCTTTGTGGCTAATCAGTTCGATGGACCGCTCCAGCGCGTAGAGCGGGTCGCCACCGTTGGTTTTGTTCTGCTCGTCGGCCCAGGCAAGCGTCTCGACGCAGCGCGCCAGACCGTCGGAGGTCCAGCCGCCCAACTGGCGCATGGCGTTCTTGAGCACCCAGGGGTTGATCTTCGCCTCGGCGCGCGAGATGACGCCGGCACGCACGGCCGACGCCTTGGCCAGCGTCCTGAGCTTCATGGCCAGGGAGCCGACCAACGCGATGGGGTCAGTGCCCTGCTCCACGGCGGCGCGCATGTCGATGATGGCCTGCGCCCCGTTGCCCGCGAGCGCCTTGTCGGCCACGGCGAACCCAGTGACCTGCGGGTTGGAGTTGAGGTATTGGTTCACCAGGTCCAGGCCGATCGGGTCGTCGTCGAAGTCGAAGCACAGTTGGGAGCACATCGCGGCCAGCTCGCCGGTCTGGTCTCCCAGGACGGCCACCAGCTGTTGCGCGGCGGCAGGGTCGACGCGCCGGTGCTCACGTTCGAAGCGCCTCATCACGAAGCCGAGTTTGGCGTCGGCGCGTTTGAGGTCAGGCACCTCCGGCTTGGCCGCGCCCGCTTTGACGAGTTGGTCGACGATGCGCTTGCCTTTGGGGCCGCCGTCATGTTGGGCGATGACCACGCTCTGGGCGGTATCGTCCCTGCCTTGCTGCTTGCAGTAAGAGACCATGGTCTCGCCGAGTTCCTCGTCGGCGTTCTGGATGTGCCGGACGATGACGATGGCGGTCGGACTCAACAACGATGGGCTCACGGCCTCGTCGAAGTCGTATTGGCTGGCCTCGCTGGCGTCGAGCTCGATGACCTCGGCGTCGGGGTCATGTCTCGCGGCCGCCGCCTTGAGGTCGCGCACCTCCTGGTCGTTGAGGTACGCGTCGCCGCCCATGACCACGGAGAACCGTGGCGTCTTGTTGGTCTTGCCTTTGGCCATGCCGCCTCCTTCCGTCGTTTGTCTTTGCACGAACCGCCTATACCGTCCGCGCGATGCCGACCGATATGAATCCGATTGCTGTATTCAATGTCGCGTCATCGGTGGACATCACCACCGACGCAAGATTCCTGAATCAAAGCAGGAACAATGTAAACCCAACATTCTTCTCCTTTCCTTGTTTCCAGTTTTCATATCAATCCGGTCCGATACAGTCCGAATCCCCGTCGGGATGAAGATGTTCGAACATTTGTTCGGTCTCCTTCATCCACACCCCTGCCTTCGCCTTGATGTCGGGCCTTACTCGGGAGCCGATGGATGATTCGCCGGCTCTTGTCCCGTTGAGCACCCAGCGCGTCGCGGCCCGCACCAGCAACACGACAGCCACCTCGGCCGCCACCACCGCAAGTGAGCCGAACACCCCTCCGGCCCATGGCATCGTGGCGCTTTGCCGGGATCCGATGGTGTCGGCGCACCAGCACATCACCACCGTTCCACAACTCGACGCCCAGGCGAGACAGAACGCGATACGGGGAGCAATGCCTGCGAACAGCAAGGCAGCGAGACCGGTCAACGTCGAGAAATCGACGAATGGCGCCACGATGAGGTTGGCGGGCACCGAGAGCAATGGCAGCTGAGGGTCCATGAGCACCTGTATCGGCAGGGTGAAAAGTTGGGCTGCGAGCGTCACCGCAACGCCCTCGGCGAGGAAACCCGGCAGCAAACCACCAAGCCATTCGGCAAGACGCGAGGCGCACAGCACGATGCCCAGCACCGAGGCGCACGAGAGCGCGAACCCGAAGCTCCTGGCCATGCGTGGCTCGACCAGCAGGGTGATGATGGTCGTCCAGCTCAGTGCGCTTAGAGCCTGCGGCCGTCTGCCGACCATCCGCGACATCCCCACGATGACGCCCATGATCAGGGCACGCAGCACCGAATCCGAGGGATACATGGCGCTGGCGAGCGCCGCATAGGCCAGCATGGTGAGCGTAGCCACCGGCTGCCTAGGCAGAAGGACCAGCGCACAGCACCGGGCCACCAGAGACCCGATGAGGGCGAAATGGCCTCCGGAGACGGCCATCAGGTGCATGATGCCGGAATCTTTGAAATGACGTTCCAACAGCGTGGCGAATGTCCCGTTGACCGGCTCGCGGGTGGTGGGTCCCATAAAATCCTGGCCCAGCAACCCGATCGTGAGCCCCGGCACGAGCACACGACCTTGTTCGGAAAGCCCCTCGGTGACCGCGAAGAACGAGCGTTGCATCCCCGAAATCACACGTTCGACCGGCGGGGCCCTCGCCACCACACGCACCGGCCCGTCATCGGCGGTCAGCGACAACGGGCGCACGCCATATTTTGCCTCCTCGAGTTTGCCGGAGAGGGTTATCGTCTCACCGTTGTTCAGGCGTCCGCACGTCGGCTGATCGGCGTAGACGGTCAAGGTCGCGTTGCTGCCAGTCACGACGCCCTCGCGCCGCACGTTCTTCAGCCTCGCGTTGGCCTGGCAGTCGGCCTTGAACGAGTTGGAGGCGGTGATTGGAGACGTGAGTCTCACCTCTGCCCCGACATCCGATTCGCCGCTTCTGGCGAGCGCCACAGCCGAATCGCGGAACTCCATGTAATCGCCGGCGATGCAGGCCATGCATGAGACCGTCATCACGCCCATGAGCAGCAGCGCCCATAGCCCGAACGACCGCTTGGGCACACTCGCCAACAGTTCCAAACATTGGCCGACGGTTCCCGTTCGCCGTGAATCTGATCGACCTCGCGACTCCTCCTTGACCGACGATTGATAGCGATCTGATTCACCTGCGAGCGCCCGCTTCCCTTCACAGTTTCCATCACTGCCACCCAAGGCCTTCCACAGCCGACAATAACGCCGCCCCAACCAGATGAGCACGCCGAAAGCAACCAGCATGAGTGCGATCAGAGGAAGACGGGCCATCCATAACGACCAAGTGGGACTCGAACCCGGATCCGACAACGAAGCCAAAAGGTGAGGCTGCTCCCGGGACGAGACCATGTTCGAGCCAGAACCGCCAACGCCTTCATCTTCTCCGGAGCCTTGCCCGGTCCATTTCTTGAACCAGGTATGGGCGGCAAGCATGGACACCCAAACGCACAAGGCTATGGGCAGCATGCGCCAGTCACGGCTCCCCTGTTCACGTTGCTCGTACGTTGATCGCGCATCCCTCACGCGAAGTCGATGA
This Bifidobacterium sp. ESL0790 DNA region includes the following protein-coding sequences:
- a CDS encoding ComEC/Rec2 family competence protein: MELLASVPKRSFGLWALLLMGVMTVSCMACIAGDYMEFRDSAVALARSGESDVGAEVRLTSPITASNSFKADCQANARLKNVRREGVVTGSNATLTVYADQPTCGRLNNGETITLSGKLEEAKYGVRPLSLTADDGPVRVVARAPPVERVISGMQRSFFAVTEGLSEQGRVLVPGLTIGLLGQDFMGPTTREPVNGTFATLLERHFKDSGIMHLMAVSGGHFALIGSLVARCCALVLLPRQPVATLTMLAYAALASAMYPSDSVLRALIMGVIVGMSRMVGRRPQALSALSWTTIITLLVEPRMARSFGFALSCASVLGIVLCASRLAEWLGGLLPGFLAEGVAVTLAAQLFTLPIQVLMDPQLPLLSVPANLIVAPFVDFSTLTGLAALLFAGIAPRIAFCLAWASSCGTVVMCWCADTIGSRQSATMPWAGGVFGSLAVVAAEVAVVLLVRAATRWVLNGTRAGESSIGSRVRPDIKAKAGVWMKETEQMFEHLHPDGDSDCIGPD